A window from Bacteroidota bacterium encodes these proteins:
- the gmd gene encoding GDP-mannose 4,6-dehydratase, with translation MRKALITGVTGQDGSYLTEFLLDKGYVVHGIIRRSSVFTTQRLRQEIWNHPNFHAHHGDLADSSNLHRLISKLNPDEIYNLGAQSHVAVSFDVPEYTGEVDALGAIRLLDAIRDTGVHTKYYQASTSELFGGLPETAPQNESTPFYPKSPYGAAKLYAYWVTVNYRESYDLFACNGILFNHESPRRGETFVTKKISKAVANIFKGNQEKLLLGNLYAKRDWGHARDYVEAMWAMLQLEEAEDFVIATGETHTIKEFVEKAFNIVDIHLEWAGEGIQERAINKSNGKTIVEINPKYFRPAEVDLLWGNPEKANQKLNWKPKISFDQLIEGMVKYDLEYDNYGGKELY, from the coding sequence ATGAGAAAAGCACTTATTACTGGAGTAACCGGACAGGATGGCTCTTATCTGACAGAGTTTTTGCTGGATAAAGGATATGTTGTTCACGGAATAATCAGAAGATCTTCCGTTTTTACAACACAGCGTCTTAGACAAGAAATATGGAATCACCCAAATTTTCATGCACACCATGGAGATTTAGCAGATTCCAGCAATCTTCACAGATTGATTTCAAAATTAAATCCTGATGAAATTTACAATTTAGGGGCTCAATCACATGTTGCGGTTTCATTTGATGTGCCAGAATACACAGGCGAGGTTGATGCACTTGGTGCAATTAGACTATTAGATGCAATACGAGATACTGGCGTTCACACAAAATATTATCAGGCTTCTACCTCAGAACTTTTTGGGGGGCTCCCAGAAACTGCCCCTCAAAATGAATCAACTCCTTTTTATCCTAAATCACCTTATGGTGCAGCAAAACTTTATGCTTACTGGGTCACCGTAAACTACAGGGAATCATACGACTTATTTGCCTGTAATGGTATCTTATTCAATCATGAATCACCAAGACGCGGTGAAACTTTCGTTACAAAAAAAATATCCAAAGCTGTAGCCAATATCTTTAAAGGTAATCAGGAAAAACTATTGTTGGGAAATTTATACGCAAAGAGAGATTGGGGGCATGCCCGTGATTATGTTGAAGCAATGTGGGCAATGCTACAACTTGAAGAAGCAGAAGATTTTGTAATTGCGACAGGAGAAACCCACACAATAAAAGAATTTGTAGAAAAAGCATTTAATATTGTTGATATCCACCTCGAATGGGCAGGTGAAGGGATTCAGGAAAGGGCAATTAATAAATCTAATGGGAAAACTATAGTTGAAATAAACCCCAAATATTTCAGGCCTGCTGAGGTAGACCTGCTTTGGGGAAATCCTGAAAAGGCAAATCAAAAACTAAATTGGAAACCAAAAATTTCATTTGATCAGCTTATAGAAGGCATGGTTAAATATGATTTGGAATATGATAATTACGGTGGTAAAGAACTATATTAA
- a CDS encoding dTDP-4-dehydrorhamnose 3,5-epimerase family protein → MTQKVKDFKIENSEIIKDIVIFKPSINEDLRGTLYTTFHRDVFDMFLPDQLSFKHDKFSKSYKNVLRGIHGDTKSWKLVTAVFGEIYQVVVDYRPASESFLKWQAFEINQTNPISVLLPPGIGNAFFVKSEVAVYHYKLAYPGEYLDAEDQFSVKWNDLDIGIIWPINNPILSNRDK, encoded by the coding sequence ATGACACAAAAAGTAAAAGATTTTAAAATTGAAAATTCAGAAATCATAAAGGATATTGTAATTTTTAAACCTTCAATAAATGAGGATTTAAGAGGAACACTATACACAACCTTTCATCGTGATGTGTTCGATATGTTTTTACCTGATCAACTTAGCTTTAAGCACGACAAATTCTCTAAATCTTATAAAAACGTGCTAAGAGGAATCCATGGTGATACAAAATCCTGGAAATTAGTAACTGCTGTATTTGGAGAAATTTATCAAGTTGTTGTAGATTATCGTCCCGCATCTGAAAGTTTTTTAAAATGGCAGGCTTTTGAAATAAATCAAACCAACCCAATTTCTGTTCTATTACCACCGGGAATAGGGAACGCATTTTTTGTAAAAAGCGAAGTTGCAGTATACCATTATAAACTTGCTTACCCTGGTGAATATTTAGATGCGGAAGATCAATTTTCAGTAAAATGGAACGATCTAGATATCGGGATTATCTGGCCAATTAATAATCCCATTCTTTCAAACAGAGACAAATAA
- a CDS encoding DegT/DnrJ/EryC1/StrS family aminotransferase produces the protein MSNSFIPQMEPWFGTEEKTALNAYMDEGGWLTEFKRTAEFEKRIAEYTCSKHCFVVNNGTISLTLMAIAAGIKAGDEVIVPNFTMIATPNSVKMFGALPVFVDVEKDTLCMDIECAKKAITPKTKAILFVNANGRYPSVGIAAFKKLCQEKNLIFLEDAAQSLGSFYPDGKHQGTVGLAGSFSFSAPKVISTGQGGAIITNDDEMAFRLKRLKDFGRSGGGNDIHDTIGYNFKFTEMQAVIGNEQMKKLPWRVNRKKEILKLYQEGLIDVKQVSFFNQDLRHTTPWFIDVLADDRDNLMVYLKENGIGSRIMYPPINKQEAYNVAGNHPVSNLVGEKGLWLPSAAQLSDEEIVLITDLIKRFYNTITK, from the coding sequence ATGAGCAATAGTTTTATCCCACAAATGGAACCTTGGTTTGGTACTGAGGAGAAAACCGCACTTAATGCTTATATGGATGAAGGTGGTTGGCTAACAGAATTCAAAAGAACTGCTGAATTTGAGAAAAGAATTGCTGAGTACACTTGTTCGAAGCATTGTTTTGTCGTAAACAACGGAACAATTAGTTTAACCCTAATGGCAATTGCAGCCGGAATAAAAGCCGGAGATGAAGTAATTGTACCAAATTTTACAATGATAGCCACACCTAACTCAGTAAAGATGTTTGGTGCTTTACCTGTTTTTGTAGATGTGGAAAAAGACACACTTTGCATGGACATTGAATGTGCTAAAAAAGCAATTACACCTAAAACGAAAGCCATTTTATTTGTAAATGCAAATGGCCGATATCCATCTGTTGGCATTGCAGCATTCAAAAAACTATGCCAGGAAAAAAACCTAATATTTCTTGAGGACGCTGCTCAATCATTGGGGTCATTTTACCCAGATGGAAAACACCAGGGTACGGTGGGCTTAGCCGGTAGTTTTTCATTCAGCGCTCCAAAAGTTATTTCAACAGGCCAAGGTGGTGCAATTATAACTAATGATGATGAAATGGCTTTCAGACTAAAACGATTAAAAGATTTCGGTCGTAGTGGAGGGGGAAATGATATTCATGATACAATTGGCTACAACTTCAAGTTCACCGAAATGCAAGCGGTCATTGGCAATGAACAAATGAAGAAGCTTCCTTGGCGGGTTAATCGGAAAAAAGAAATACTGAAGCTCTATCAAGAAGGACTGATAGATGTGAAACAAGTGTCATTTTTTAATCAGGATCTTAGGCATACAACGCCTTGGTTTATTGATGTGTTAGCTGATGACAGAGACAATTTGATGGTTTATTTGAAAGAAAATGGTATTGGATCTAGAATCATGTATCCACCTATCAATAAACAAGAAGCCTACAATGTAGCAGGAAATCATCCGGTTTCCAATTTAGTTGGAGAAAAAGGCTTATGGTTGCCTTCAGCTGCTCAACTCTCCGATGAAGAAATAGTTTTAATTACTGATCTTATTAAAAGATTTTATAACACCATTACAAAATGA
- a CDS encoding Gfo/Idh/MocA family oxidoreductase, producing MKKLNFAIIGCGRISHRHAEHISNNGILQAVCDVEYEKASSLGKQYNVNAYKSIDELLLHEKGLDVVSICTPNGLHAEHTIKALNAGVNVLCEKPMAISVYDCGEMIKTAERNNKRLFIVKQNRFNPPVAAVKKAIDEGLFGKILSVQLSCFWNRNEDYYKNSWKGTKNLDGGTLFTQFSHFVDLLYWTVGDIKSAQAFTSNLAHQNIIEFEDTGVVALEFFNGAIGTINYTVNSYGKNMEGSLTIFGEKGTVKIGGQYLNELEYQNIENFKFENLPEGNTANNYGQYQGSMSNHDHVYQNLVDVLTNGASISTNSFEGLKTIEIIDKIYTSARKHKLDVL from the coding sequence ATGAAAAAACTAAACTTTGCAATCATTGGTTGTGGTCGAATTTCTCATCGCCACGCAGAACATATAAGTAATAATGGGATATTACAAGCTGTTTGTGATGTTGAATATGAGAAAGCCTCATCGCTTGGAAAGCAATATAATGTCAATGCTTACAAAAGTATAGACGAATTGCTGCTCCATGAAAAAGGACTGGATGTTGTATCAATATGTACACCCAATGGTTTACATGCAGAACATACGATTAAAGCCCTAAACGCTGGAGTGAATGTTTTATGCGAAAAGCCTATGGCTATCAGTGTTTATGATTGTGGCGAAATGATAAAGACGGCTGAGCGCAATAACAAAAGGCTGTTTATTGTTAAACAAAACCGATTTAATCCCCCTGTAGCTGCTGTTAAGAAGGCTATAGATGAAGGTTTGTTTGGAAAAATATTGAGTGTGCAACTTAGTTGTTTCTGGAATAGAAACGAGGATTATTATAAAAATTCATGGAAGGGGACAAAGAATTTAGATGGTGGAACACTTTTCACTCAATTCAGTCATTTTGTTGATTTGCTGTATTGGACTGTTGGTGATATTAAATCAGCTCAGGCATTTACGTCAAATCTCGCGCATCAAAACATAATTGAGTTTGAAGATACTGGGGTTGTTGCGTTGGAGTTTTTTAATGGTGCAATTGGTACAATTAATTATACTGTAAATAGTTATGGCAAGAACATGGAAGGTTCTCTAACTATTTTTGGTGAAAAAGGTACAGTTAAAATCGGAGGCCAATATTTAAATGAACTAGAATACCAAAACATTGAGAACTTTAAATTTGAGAATTTACCTGAAGGAAATACGGCTAACAATTACGGCCAATATCAGGGTTCTATGTCTAATCATGACCATGTATATCAAAATCTGGTTGACGTATTAACAAACGGAGCCTCAATATCGACAAACTCATTTGAGGGGCTAAAAACCATTGAAATAATAGATAAAATTTACACATCTGCCAGAAAGCATAAACTAGATGTCTTATGA
- a CDS encoding N-acetyltransferase, whose translation MKYNSLTSKVNDDVDFGANVRVVAPVNLYGCKISDNCFIGPFVEIQKKVTIGSNTKVQSHSFICELVEIGNNCFIGHGVMFINDSFSSGGPAMGDVTKWKSTKVGNNVSIGSNATILPVSICDDVVIGAGAVVTKNINKPGIYVGNPARFLRSL comes from the coding sequence ATGAAATACAATAGCCTAACAAGCAAAGTAAATGATGATGTCGATTTTGGCGCCAATGTTCGTGTTGTTGCACCTGTGAATCTATATGGATGTAAGATTAGTGATAACTGTTTTATAGGCCCCTTCGTCGAAATTCAAAAAAAAGTCACTATTGGCTCAAACACAAAAGTTCAGTCCCATAGTTTCATTTGCGAATTGGTCGAAATTGGCAACAACTGCTTCATAGGTCATGGAGTTATGTTTATTAACGATTCATTTTCATCCGGCGGGCCGGCAATGGGCGATGTTACAAAATGGAAATCAACAAAAGTTGGCAACAATGTATCAATTGGAAGTAACGCAACAATTCTGCCAGTAAGTATCTGCGATGATGTTGTGATTGGTGCAGGTGCAGTCGTAACTAAAAATATTAATAAACCTGGTATATATGTCGGAAATCCGGCAAGGTTTTTAAGATCACTTTAA
- a CDS encoding DegT/DnrJ/EryC1/StrS family aminotransferase, with protein sequence MKRVPFVDLRAQYLSLKDEIDKAISNVIDETAFIGGNNVLAFEEKFAKLNGVKHCIAVANGTDSLYIIMKMLGIGIGDEVITVANSWISSSETISQTGAKPVFVDTHPDYFSINEDLIEKVITSKTKAIMPVHLHGQMCEMDEIKRISEKYGLYVIEDCAQSHFSEYKGKLAGTYGIAGSFSFYPGKNLGAYGDAGCIITDDDNLAEKCRMYARHGALKKHHHLMEGINSRMDGLQAAILNVKLTHILNWTSKRIERAALYDNYLKEINEIILPVIRPNTKHTFHLYVIRCQQRNRLADFLKQNGVETAIHYPTALPNLPAYSYLNHSPNDFPIATAYQDEILSLPMFPELNEEEISYIAELIKTFYS encoded by the coding sequence ATGAAAAGAGTCCCTTTTGTTGATTTAAGAGCTCAATATCTTAGCCTTAAAGATGAAATAGATAAAGCTATTTCAAATGTAATAGATGAAACTGCCTTTATTGGTGGTAATAATGTTCTGGCATTTGAAGAAAAATTCGCGAAGCTTAATGGCGTTAAACATTGTATTGCTGTAGCAAATGGCACTGATTCGCTATATATTATAATGAAGATGCTTGGAATAGGAATTGGCGATGAAGTGATTACAGTTGCTAACAGCTGGATATCTTCATCTGAAACTATAAGTCAGACAGGGGCAAAACCTGTTTTTGTAGATACTCATCCCGATTATTTCTCAATAAATGAAGACTTAATCGAAAAAGTCATTACATCGAAAACTAAAGCAATTATGCCGGTTCACTTGCATGGACAAATGTGTGAGATGGATGAAATAAAGCGTATTTCGGAAAAATATGGGTTATATGTGATCGAAGATTGTGCGCAATCCCACTTTTCAGAATATAAGGGTAAATTGGCAGGTACTTATGGTATTGCAGGTTCCTTTAGCTTCTATCCCGGTAAAAACTTGGGGGCATATGGTGACGCCGGCTGTATTATTACCGATGATGATAACTTGGCCGAAAAATGCAGAATGTATGCAAGGCATGGAGCACTAAAGAAGCATCATCACTTAATGGAAGGAATCAATAGCCGAATGGATGGATTACAGGCAGCAATTCTGAATGTTAAACTAACTCACATCTTGAATTGGACCAGTAAAAGAATTGAAAGGGCAGCACTCTATGATAATTATCTAAAGGAGATAAATGAAATCATCTTGCCCGTTATCCGTCCAAACACTAAGCACACTTTTCATCTTTATGTGATTAGATGTCAACAAAGAAATCGACTTGCAGATTTTTTAAAGCAAAATGGAGTTGAAACAGCCATTCATTATCCCACTGCTTTACCAAACCTTCCTGCATATTCATACTTGAATCATTCACCAAATGATTTTCCGATTGCAACAGCGTATCAGGACGAAATTCTGTCATTACCTATGTTTCCTGAATTAAATGAAGAGGAAATTAGCTACATAGCAGAACTTATAAAGACGTTTTATAGTTGA
- a CDS encoding glycosyltransferase family 4 protein, which produces MKKNIWIISKYASPLKYGFASRHFYFAKEFNDLGYDTTVISSDSNHLVSFPKFKKRITIENIEGVRTIWLRTKKYKGANSIGRILSWIHFELNIRLLNKKKLPQPEVIIISSLSLLTILEGIRLKRKYKCKLIFEIRDIWPLTIIQLGGYSLNNPFVKLLQHIEKKGYEASDIIVGTMPNLAEHVTNVIGPNKKCYNIPQGLELSLFENPLPLEQNFIDQYIPKNKFIVGYAGSIGRSNALETIIDCALDLKENTNIHFAFLGGGDQLEDFKKKTEGLSNITFLPKVQKKQVQSVIQHFDVLYDSVKNINLYTYGLSRNKWIDYMYAAKPIIASYSGFPSMLNEAGCGTFIPAEDKAALKDIILHYASMSQDDRKEIGINGKKWLLQNRTFSKLALEYSKLF; this is translated from the coding sequence ATGAAAAAAAACATTTGGATCATTTCAAAATATGCTAGCCCATTGAAATATGGATTTGCGTCCAGACATTTTTATTTTGCCAAGGAGTTTAATGATTTAGGGTATGATACAACTGTAATATCATCTGATTCGAATCATCTTGTCAGTTTTCCAAAATTCAAAAAACGTATTACAATTGAAAATATTGAAGGTGTTAGAACCATCTGGCTAAGAACAAAAAAATACAAAGGAGCAAACAGTATTGGAAGAATATTGAGTTGGATTCACTTCGAGTTAAATATAAGGCTTTTAAATAAGAAAAAACTACCTCAGCCAGAGGTTATAATAATCTCTTCCCTATCGCTGCTCACCATCTTGGAAGGCATCCGTCTAAAAAGAAAATACAAATGCAAACTAATTTTTGAGATACGCGATATATGGCCTTTGACAATAATTCAGTTAGGTGGATATAGTTTGAATAATCCATTCGTAAAACTACTCCAGCACATCGAAAAAAAAGGTTATGAAGCATCTGATATAATTGTTGGGACAATGCCAAATCTTGCTGAGCATGTAACAAATGTAATTGGCCCAAACAAAAAATGTTACAATATACCGCAAGGACTCGAATTATCTTTATTCGAAAACCCACTGCCCTTGGAGCAAAACTTTATTGATCAATATATACCGAAAAACAAGTTCATCGTCGGTTATGCAGGTAGTATTGGTAGATCTAATGCTTTAGAAACAATTATTGATTGTGCTTTAGATTTAAAGGAAAACACAAATATTCATTTTGCTTTTTTAGGGGGGGGTGATCAGCTTGAAGATTTTAAAAAAAAGACAGAAGGTCTTTCAAATATTACTTTTCTTCCTAAGGTTCAGAAAAAGCAAGTGCAATCAGTTATCCAACATTTCGATGTTTTGTATGATAGCGTTAAAAACATTAACCTCTATACCTATGGCCTTTCACGCAATAAATGGATTGATTATATGTATGCTGCCAAGCCTATTATCGCTTCATATAGTGGTTTTCCTTCAATGTTAAATGAAGCTGGTTGTGGTACCTTTATCCCAGCAGAAGACAAAGCTGCCCTAAAGGATATTATTTTACACTATGCAAGCATGAGTCAAGATGACCGAAAGGAAATAGGGATTAATGGTAAGAAATGGCTGTTACAGAATAGGACATTTTCAAAATTAGCATTAGAATACTCAAAACTGTTTTAG
- a CDS encoding sugar transferase, which produces MYLRIIKQTFDFLLSFIALLMLSPLFLITTLLLIIANSGHPFFTQTRPGKNARLFKVIKFKTMNEKRDKAGNLLPDAERLNTAGKFIRKTSLDEIPQLINVLKGDMSLIGPRPLLVEYLPLYSIEQARRHEVRPGITGWAQVNGHNAKKSGTQQCTFTFVFQAVC; this is translated from the coding sequence ATGTACCTCAGAATTATAAAACAAACCTTCGACTTTCTCCTCAGCTTTATCGCCCTGCTGATGCTGTCACCCCTATTTCTAATCACCACCCTATTACTTATAATAGCCAACTCCGGCCATCCCTTCTTCACCCAAACCCGTCCCGGAAAAAACGCCCGCCTCTTTAAAGTTATCAAGTTCAAAACCATGAACGAAAAGCGCGACAAGGCCGGCAATCTCCTACCCGATGCAGAGCGCCTAAACACAGCGGGTAAATTCATCCGCAAAACCAGCTTAGATGAAATCCCCCAGCTCATCAACGTACTCAAAGGCGATATGAGCCTCATCGGCCCGCGCCCCTTATTGGTAGAATACCTCCCGCTATACTCCATAGAACAAGCCCGCCGCCACGAAGTGCGCCCCGGCATCACCGGTTGGGCACAGGTAAATGGGCATAATGCCAAAAAAAGCGGTACGCAGCAGTGCACATTTACCTTTGTATTTCAGGCTGTATGTTAA
- a CDS encoding helix-turn-helix domain-containing protein gives MEAYNEIKKPSKAEQLLAQKSYSPLISAIENLKSDRTEIEIEETGEKITIPKSALSLLGNILKAMSQGNPISIVPIATEVTTQSAAEILSCSRPHLVKLLEEGKIPFTKVGKHRRIMFEDVIKYKQQVKEAQKQYLIEIMNADEESGLYDT, from the coding sequence ATGGAAGCCTACAACGAAATAAAGAAACCAAGCAAAGCAGAGCAATTGCTGGCTCAAAAATCTTATTCCCCATTGATTTCTGCGATTGAAAATTTAAAGTCAGATAGGACAGAGATTGAAATTGAGGAAACCGGTGAAAAAATAACCATTCCAAAAAGTGCCTTATCGCTTTTAGGAAACATTTTAAAAGCAATGAGCCAGGGCAATCCAATTTCAATTGTACCCATAGCAACTGAAGTTACTACCCAGAGTGCAGCAGAAATACTGAGTTGCTCTCGTCCGCATCTGGTAAAACTTTTAGAAGAAGGAAAGATTCCTTTTACGAAAGTTGGCAAACATAGGCGAATTATGTTTGAGGATGTCATAAAATACAAGCAACAAGTGAAGGAGGCTCAAAAACAATACCTCATCGAGATCATGAACGCTGATGAAGAATCAGGACTTTATGATACATAG
- a CDS encoding PIN domain-containing protein, with the protein MIHSVRFTVVLDTNVIYPVIIRDLLFWFAHYDMYTPKWSNHIFNEWRSVMERKGLSSLEIEKRIQKANLAFPDALVQQYEPLITQLVLPDMKDCHVFAAAIKTNAHLIVTNNLKDFPEAVLSVFGMKAKSADDFLTDIIDLNGETAIEAFKEMVLYKRNPAMDEYAVLHQLKNIGLTDTANYLHALL; encoded by the coding sequence ATGATACATAGTGTCCGGTTTACGGTTGTGCTGGATACCAACGTCATTTATCCGGTCATCATCAGGGATTTGCTCTTTTGGTTTGCACATTATGACATGTACACACCAAAATGGAGCAACCACATCTTTAATGAATGGAGGTCGGTAATGGAAAGGAAAGGATTGTCTTCTCTCGAAATTGAAAAACGGATTCAAAAGGCTAATCTGGCCTTCCCTGATGCCTTGGTACAACAATATGAGCCGCTTATCACTCAGTTAGTATTGCCTGATATGAAGGATTGCCATGTCTTTGCCGCAGCAATAAAAACAAATGCCCACCTCATCGTTACAAACAACCTTAAAGACTTTCCTGAAGCAGTTTTAAGTGTTTTTGGAATGAAAGCTAAATCAGCAGATGATTTTTTGACCGATATCATTGATTTGAATGGAGAAACTGCAATTGAAGCCTTTAAAGAGATGGTTCTTTACAAGCGCAACCCCGCAATGGATGAATACGCAGTACTTCATCAATTAAAGAATATCGGACTTACAGATACCGCAAACTATCTGCATGCTTTACTGTAA
- a CDS encoding sugar transferase produces the protein MKGNAGGFYKSFFKRFFDFTIAFLGLLVLSPIILFLTFMLLVSNSGKPFFTQTRPGKNARLFKVIKFKTMNEKRDNAGKLLPDAQRLTTVGKFIRKTSLDEIPQLINVLKGDMSLIGPRPLLVEYLPLYNKEQARRHEVRPGITGWAQINGRNAISWEQKFKYDVYYVDHCSFALDMHILIKTMEKVFKSEGINQQGQATAEKFKGSK, from the coding sequence ATGAAAGGCAACGCGGGAGGATTTTACAAATCATTTTTTAAGCGGTTTTTTGATTTCACAATCGCTTTTTTAGGTTTGTTAGTGCTATCCCCAATCATCTTGTTTCTTACGTTTATGCTTTTGGTCAGTAACTCCGGCAAGCCTTTCTTCACCCAAACCCGCCCGGGCAAAAACGCACGTCTCTTCAAAGTCATCAAGTTCAAAACCATGAACGAAAAGCGCGACAACGCCGGCAAGCTTCTTCCCGATGCACAGCGCCTCACCACAGTGGGCAAATTCATCCGCAAAACCAGCTTAGATGAAATTCCCCAGCTCATCAACGTCCTCAAAGGCGATATGAGCCTTATCGGCCCGCGTCCTTTGCTGGTAGAATACCTCCCATTATACAACAAAGAACAAGCCCGCCGCCATGAAGTACGCCCCGGTATCACCGGCTGGGCGCAGATCAACGGCCGCAATGCCATCAGTTGGGAGCAAAAGTTTAAATACGATGTATATTATGTAGATCATTGTAGCTTTGCGCTCGACATGCATATCCTTATCAAAACAATGGAGAAAGTTTTTAAATCAGAAGGCATTAATCAACAGGGGCAGGCTACAGCAGAGAAGTTTAAAGGGAGCAAATAG